One Amaranthus tricolor cultivar Red isolate AtriRed21 chromosome 10, ASM2621246v1, whole genome shotgun sequence genomic window carries:
- the LOC130826317 gene encoding nuclear transport factor 2-like, whose product MASSYVTAAHVGSYFVTQYYSMLQQTPEFVHQLYSDASTMLRIHGHSRETASAMLQIHALVMSMRFTSIVIKTSYSLASWNGGVIVMVTGSVQIRDFSGTKRFAQTFFLAPQEKGFFVLNDIFHIIDEDHVHPYSAPLIGQANLNAKLNVSSPIPEAVTNYMMGGGMQARDYMPPADIKENGTVDEFSIPDQRLQQAPEVERILEDNSREHTNGFLESPITSIQDLSPAQMEESIEEPQKHTYASVLRAAKAQSTPSVTPPPSSNKTVATASEWQHASQQHNQQSAAQPAHQQSSSTQVASENFTSDMNEDISPADDRGEIKSVYVRNLSPTVSPSEIEEEFKKFGQLTAEGVAIRRLKDTDVCYAFVEYEDISSVQSAIKAGSVQIAGRQAYIEERRANSSFARGRRGRGRASYQPDSSRGWFGGRSYNKGGSQFGEREFNRPRGNGYYRQTTRQDRYSGYQARNEENITESTF is encoded by the exons ATGGCGTCTTCTTATGTTACCGCTGCTCATGTGGGCTCTTACTTTGTAACGCAGTATTATTCGATGCTTCAGCAAACACCCGAGTTTGTTCACCAGCTTTATTCTGATGCTAGCACTATGCTTCGTATTCATGGTCATTCTCGTGAGACTGCCTCTGCTATGCTC CAAATTCATGCACTTGTTATGTCAATGCGGTTTACATCAATTGTGATCAAGACGTCGTATTCTCTTGCCTCATGGAACGGAGGAGTAATTGTGATGGTCACAGGTTCAGTACAGATTAGGGATTTTAGTGGAACGAAGAGATTTGCTCAGACATTTTTTTTGGCTCCTCAAGAAAAGGGTTTCTTTGTCCTGAATGACATTTTTCACATAATTGACGAAGACCATGTTCATCCATACTCGGCTCCACTTATAGGACAAGCCAATCTTAATGCCAAGTTGAATGTTTCTTCGCCCATACCAGAAGCAG TGACAAATTACATGATGGGTGGAGGAATGCAGGCCAGGGACTACATGCCTCCTGCTGATATCAAAGAAAATGGTACTGTTGATGAATTTTCGATCCCTGATCAGAGGTTGCAGCAAGCTCCTGAAGTTGAAAGGATCCTTGAAGACAATTCTAGAGAACATACAAATGGTTTTCTCGAGAGTCCAATAACCTCAATACAAGACCTCTCTCCAGCACAGATGGAAGAATCCATTGAGGAGCCCCAGAAACATACCTATGCTTCTGTT TTACGCGCTGCTAAGGCACAGTCTACTCCATCTGTTACGCCTCCACCATCTTCTAACAAGACTGTGGCTACTGCTTCAGAATGGCAGCATGCATCTCAACAGCACAATCAGCAATCTGCTGCCCAGCCAGCGCATCAACAGTCCAGTTCAACACAGGTTGCAAGCGAGAATTTCACTTCGGACATGAATGAGGACATATCTCCTGCAGATGACAGAG GTGAAATAAAGTCTGTCTATGTGAGAAACTTGTCTCCAACTGTTTCTCCTTCTGAAATAGAGGAGGAGTTTAAGAAATTTGGCCAACTTACTGCTGAAGGGGTAGCCATCAGGAGATTGAAG GACACTGATGTTTGTTATGCATTCGTGGAGTACGAAGATATTTCCTCTGTCCAAAGTGCAATTAAG GCTGGTTCAGTCCAGATTGCTGGACGACAAGCATACATAGAGGAGCGGAGAGCAAATAGCAGCTTTGCACGTGGAA GGAGAGGGAGAGGCAGGGCTTCTTATCAGCCTGATTCTTCAAGGGGATGGTTCGGAGGTCGTAGTTATAACAAGGGCGGCAGTCAATTTGGAGAACGCGAATTCAACAGACCGAGAGGAAACGGCTATTACAGACAAACTACCAGACAAGACCGATATTCAGGTTACCAAGCGAGAAATGAAGAAAACATAACTGAGTCAACATTTTAG
- the LOC130826318 gene encoding uncharacterized protein LOC130826318 has protein sequence MLETAPSLSIYAKNTIDGVEDPNNGLEEQPKHVINGDFSFVKEDHLDLVNKEQDYDDLGHPEKFRGSQVGEEPASPPMFLATGLGINDVPQDFTIEKADCEDYYMDLLEEYPNHPLVLKYYAQFLQRKGDLQGAEDYYFRAMKVEPTDGEILSQYALLVWELHHDQERASAFFELAAQTAPKDSNVLAAYAKFLWEIDDDGDDYSNHPDHVEGGLHKINHLHPISEIGVDIDGAEAEDPKNEADIEDYYKRMTEENPSDPLYLRKYAQFLYKTKGDLKGAEEYYSRVIVAYPQDGEILLEYAALLWELYHDQKTTLAYYERAIEAGPGDSDILAAYARFLWTIDDE, from the exons ATGTTAGAAACTGCACCATCTTTGTCAATCTATGCTAAGAACACAATTGATGGGGTAGAAGACCCAAATAATGGGTTAGAAGAACAACCTAAACATGTAATTAATGGTGATTTTAGTTTTGTGAAAGAAGATCATTTGGATTTGGTCAATAAAGAACAAGATTATGATGATTTGGGTCATCCTGAGAAATTTAGGGGTTCTCAAGTAGGGGAAGAACCAGCTAGTCCACCTATGTTTCTTGCAACTGGACTTGGAATCAATGATGTTCCTCAAGATTTTACTATTGAGAAAGCGGATTGTGAAGATTATTACATGGATTTACTTGAGGAATACCCTAATCATCCTCTTGTTTTGAAGTACTATGCTCAGTTTTTGCAG AGAAAAGGAGACCTTCAAGGAGCAgaagactattattttcgagccATGAAAGTTGAACCAACAGATGGAGAAATTCTTTCACAATATGCTTTGTTGGTGTGGGAGCTTCATCATGATCAGGAAAGAGCATCTGCATTCTTTGAGCTTGCTGCCCAAACTGCTCCTAAGGATAG CAATGTTTTAGCAGCATATGCTAAGTTCCTTTGGGAGATCGATGATGATGGAGACGACTACTCTAATCATCCTGATCATGTGGAG GGAGGCCTACACAAAATCAATCATTTGCATCCCATCAGTGAAATTGGAGTGGACATTGATGGAGCTGAAGCAGAAGACCCGAAAAACGAAGCTGATATTGAAGATTACTATAAAAGGATGACCGAGGAAAACCCTTCTGATCCCCTTTATCTAAGGAAGTATGCTCAGTTTTTGTATAAG ACAAAAGGAGATCTTAAAGGAGCTGAAGAATACTACTCAAGGGTCATAGTAGCCTACCCACAAGATGGAGAGATCTTATTAGAGTATGCAGCATTACTTTGGGAGCTTTATCATGATCAGAAAACTACTTTGGCTTACTATGAACGTGCTATTGAAGCTGGCCCTGGAGATAG TGATATTCTGGCAGCATATGCTCGTTTTCTATGGACTATAGATGATGAATGA